Below is a genomic region from Pleomorphomonas sp. T1.2MG-36.
ACATCTCACGGTGATGGAGAACATCCTGCTGGGCACGACGCCGCTGCGCTTCGGCAAAACCGCCGTCGACTGGCGTGCCATGCGCGAGCGTGCCGCGGAGGTTCTGGACCAGATCGGCGAGAGGATGGATCTCGATGCCGAGGCATCGGGCCTGTCGGTCGCCCATCAGCAACTGGTGCAGATCGCCCGCGCGCTTGCCCAGGACGCTCGCATCCTGATCCTGGACGAGCCAACGGCCAGTCTGTCGATCCCCGAGGCCGATCGGTTGCTGACCCTCGTGGAGCAACTGCGCGAGAAGGGCTGCGCCATCATCTACGTCTCCCATCGCTTGCCGGAAGTATTCCGCCTGTCCGACCAGATCACGGTCATGCGCAACGGTCGCAAGGTGACCCTGCTCGATCGGGCCGAGGCCAACGAAGCGGTGCTGGTCCGCCACATGATCGGCCGGGACGCTCAACAGCGCGATCATCGGCCGACGGCCGCCCTGCCGACCGGTCAGCCAGTTCTGGAAGTGTCCGGGCTGACGCGCGCGGGCGAGTTCGAGGGCATCAGCTTTTCCCTGCATCGCGGCGAAATACTCGGCATCGCCGGGTTGATCGGCGCGGGCCGCACGGAGCTTGCGCGCTGTCTCTTCGGTGATACCCGCCGCTCGTCCGGACGCGTGCTGCTCGACGGTCGGCCGATCGAGTTTCTGCATCCAAGCGAGGCAATCAAGCAGGGCATCGCCTACGTTCCTGAAGAGCGCAAGCGCCTCGGCATCTTTCCCGCCCTTGGCGTCGCCGAGAACATGACGCTGCCGATCCTGTCGCGCCTGTCCCGCCTCTTCCAGATCCGCTGGGGGAAGCAGCGCAGCGTCACGGACGAGTTCGTGCGCAAGTTCGCGATCAAGATCTCCAGCCAAGACCAGCTGATCCGAAATCTGTCCGGCGGCAACCAGCAGAAAGTCATCCTCGGGCGGTGGCTCGCCACCGGTTGCCGGGTGCTGCTTCTGGACGAACCGACGCGCGGCATCGACGTCAATGCCAAGTTCGAGATTCACCGGATTCTCAGGGAGCTTGCCGAGGCAGGACTGGCAATCCTGGTCATTTCCTCAGAGTTCGAGGAAGTCATCGGTCTCGCCGACCAGATCATCGTCATGCACGAGGGCAAGCTGAAGGGCCGCATTCCGGCGTCGGAAGCGACCCAGGAAAAGCTTCTCACCCTGTCCGTCGCCTAATCGGCTCATTCATCGTTCGAGGACACCATGGCAATCAACAACAACAGGCCGCCGGAGAAATCGGTTCTGGCGCGCGTCACCGGGATCAAGGAAAGCGGCATCATTCTAGCGATCATCCTCATGGGTTTGGTCATCACGATCGCCAACCCCAACTTCCTGACGCCTTATAATTTCCAGATCGTCGCGCGGCAGGTATCGTTCATCGCCATCGTGGCGGCCGGACAGACGCTGGTGCTGCTGCTCGGTGGCATCGATCTCTCCGTCGGCGCCATTGCCGGCCTGTCGGCCATCCTTGGCGCCATGATGATGACCAGTGGCGGCATCGATCCGTTCCTGTCGATGGGGCTCGCCGTGGTGTTCGGCCTGATGTGCGGCGCCATCAACGGCCTGCTGATCGCCAAGCTGAAACTCAACGCCTTCATCGTCACCCTGGCGACGGGCGAGGTGTTCGCCGGCGCCATCCTGGTTCTGACCAAGGGCTATGCGATCAACGGCATTCCCGAGATCTTCCAGGTGCTCGGCCAGGGCACCATAGGACCGGTTCCTGTTCCTGTTGCCATCATGCTGGTGATCTTCGCGATCTTGGCCTGGGTCACCACCAACACGCCGTTCGGCCGCAGCGTGTTCGCCGTCGGCGGCAACCGCGACGCATCGCGGTTTGCCGGCCTTCATTCGGAACGGATCGAGATCATCGTCTACGCCATCTCCGGTGGCGCCGCGGCGCTGGCCGGAATGATGTTCGTAAGCCGCATGAATGCCGGTCAACCAACCATTGGCGCCAGTTGGCTGATGCCGTCGATCACGGCGGCCATCATCGGCGGAACGTCGTTGAGCGGGGGCGTCGGCACCATGTTCGGCACGCTCTTGGGGGCGCTTTTCATGGCGTTGCTCGGCAACGGCATCGTGCTGATGAACGTGTCGTCCTATTGGGAGCGCGTCATCATCGGCCTGTTCGTCCTGATCGCCGTCATCGTCGATCTGATCCGTCGGCGGGGGAGCGGTGCGCCCTTCTTGCCGCGGTGGATGAACATCCGAAGGCGGAGCTGAGAGGGGCGGCACATCGGAAGGCGTGCGCGCCATGGCGGCGGGCATGCGGCAAGACGAGACAGATCGGCGGGGCGCCAGTTGGCGCCCCGTTCGCTTGTTTGTCAGATCCCCGACTTGCCGTCGGCGCCGATGGTGGCGATGCGCAGCAGGTTGGTCACGCCGGCCGAACCGAAAGGCACGCCAGCGGTGATGATGATGCGGTCGCCGGGCTTGGCGAAGCCTTCCTCGGCGGAGATGCGGCTGGCGCGCTGCACCAGGTCCATCAGCGAGCGGGCGTCGTCGGTCACCACCGAGTGGATGCCCCAGACCAGCGCCAGGCGGCGGGCCATCGAACGGTTGGGCGACAGCGCCAGGATCGGCGTCGACGGCCGCTCGCGGGCAGCCCGCAGGCCGGTGGCGCCGGAGGCGGTGAAGCAGACGAGGGCGGCGATGCCCAGCGTCTCGGCGATCTGGCGGGCCGAGGCGGAAATGGCGTCGGCGGGCGTTGCGTCCGGTTCGCCACGCTGGCCGGCCAGGATCGAGTGGAAGTGCTCGGAAGCCTCGACCTCCTCTGCGACGTGGCTCATGGTCTGAACCGCTTCGACGGGGTAGGCGCCGGCGGCCGATTCGGCCGACAGCATGACCGCATCGGCGCCTTCGAACACGGCGTTGGCGATGTCGGACACCTCGGCGCGGGTCGGCACCGGCGACTGGATCATCGATTCCAGCATCTGGGTGGCGACAACCACCGGCTTGCCGGCCTTGCGCGTGGTGCGGGTGATGCTCTTCTGAACGCTCGGCACCTGCTCGAGCGGCAGCTCGACGCCGAGATCGCCGCGCGCCACCATGATGGCGTCGCTGAGCTCGAGGATCTCGTTGAAGCGCTTGACGGCCTGCGGCTTCTCGATCTTGGCCATGACGCCGCACTTGCCGTCGACGATCTCATGCACTTCCCGAAGGTCGTCCGGCCCTTGCACGAAGGACAGCGCGATCCAGTCGACGTCGGCTTCGAGCGCGGCGGTGAGATCGGCGCGGTCCTTATCGGTCAGCGCCCCGGAGGTGAGCACGGTGTCGGGCAGGCTGACGCCCTTGCGGTCGGAGATCTTGCCGCCGACCTCGACCACGGCAACCGCCAGCTTGCGGTCGTTCTCGACGATGCGCAGCCTGAGGCGGCCGTCGTCGATCAGCAGGCGATGGCCGGGCTCGAGCGCGTCGATGATTTCCGGATGCGGCAGGGTGACGCCGGTGACGTCGCCGTCGAACTTCTCACGATGGAAGGCGAACTTAGCGCCGATCTCCAGGAAGACCGGACCGTTGGCGAAGGTGCCGACGCGCAGCTTGGGGCCCTGGAGATCGGCGAGGATGCCGATCGGACGGCCGGCCTCGGCCTCGACCTCGCGAATGGTCGACACGTAGTAGCGCAGCTTCTCGTGGTTGGTGTGGCTCATGTTGATGCGGAAGCAGTCCGCACCCGCCTGGTGGAGCCGGGCGATCATGTCCTTGTCGGAGGAGGAGGGGCCCAAAGTTGCAAGAATCTTGACCTTGCGGTTTCGTCTCATTTCGCCCCGTTTCCTTTTTGAGTCGGCTGGTAGAGGTGTACGGTCCAGCTGCGTTGCTCGGCAGTGTCGACCTCGAAGAATCCCGTCCGCTCATAGCCCCGGGCGACACAGTTCTCGACGCCGCCGATCGTGAACAACTTGCGCCTCGTACACATGAACGCCTTGCCGCCCCATTCGCCGCCGTGCTGACTGTCGACCGCGTAGAGGTAGTAATAGCGTGAGGTAAGAGCGCCGGAGAGCAGCGTTCCGCATTTCGATCCGCCGATGTTCCACCAGCCTTCGGAGCGCCAGCCGTCCTCGGCCTTGTAGCCGATCGCCACGGAGATGGTGCCGTCGGTCTTGTTGCAGAGCCTGAGATCGGCCTTCGCGGGGGTCGCCGCGGCGAGAGCGAGGAAAGACAGCGCCGCGGCTACAAGCGCCGGCCGCGTCCGTCGTACCGGTCCCTCATGTGCCGCCATCGGTATTCCGCCCGCCAACGATCCTTGTCCGGTGCTCATCGGAGAATGCCCCGCCTTATCGCGTGACCTACGGCAAAATGTCAACGTATAATTACGCAAGGCGCCGCGCCGTCCCGCAGTGTCCGGTCCCCGTTGAACATTAACACGCATCCTCAAAGGCTTACGCTCCAGTCTTTGGTCGCGTCCAAACAACGCGGGTCACGATCGCGGCCGGGCGATCCAGATGCCGCCGAGGATCATCAGGCCGCCCAGCCCCTGGCTCCAGCTTATCGCCTCGCCGAACACCAGGAAGGCAAGGGCGGCGGCGGCGATCACCTCCATGAAAATCACCAACGACGAGAAGGCGGCGGAAAGATAGCCGAGGGCGAAGGCGAGCAGGCCCTGACCGCCGATATGGCTGACATAGGCGAGGGCGGCGAGCGTCGCCACGCCGTAGAGCGAGGAGGGCAGCAGCTTCGGCTCGAAGGCGAAGGCGATGACGCCGAGGCAGAGCGCGGTCACCGCCGTGGCGCCGAAGGTGACGGTGCCGGTCCGGTGTTCGCGGCGTGCCGCCCGGACCGCCAGGAAGTAGGTGCCGAAGCCGAAGGAGGTGCCGATGCCGTAGATGTCGCCGATCAGCTTGTCGGAATCGAGCGTGTAGGACCCGCCGAGCAGCACGGCGCCGCCGAGGATGCAGACGACGACGCCACCCGCCTCGCGCCGACCGACCTTCTCGCCGATGAACAGGCCCGAGAACAGCAGCACCCAGATCGGCGCCATCGACGACAGGAAGGTGGCGTTGGCGATGGACGTGTTGAGGATGGAGAGGTGCCAGAAGAACAGGTCGATGGCGAAGAACAGGCCGGCGAGCCAGATGGCCTTCGAACGGAAGGCGGAGACCAGCGCCTTTGTGCCGCCTTCGCTCGCCGCCCAGATGGCCAGCACCGGCACCGCGAGCGCGACGCGCCAGAAGGCGCTGGCGAAGGGACCGACGTCGGCGAGGCGGACGAAAATCGGCGACACGCCCATGGCGACGGCGCCGAGGCAGAGGGCGAGGAAGGCCACGACCTCACCGGGGCGGGCGGACAGCGGCAACGATTTGGCGACGGACATGAACGGACCTGAAGGCGGCGCCGCCGGGCGGGCCGCGGCGAATGTGCAACGGTCGGCAGGTCGGTGGCGCCAATGGATGGATCTCGACTTTATCCGACCGATAGCAGCATTTAGGATTAATCGCCATGCAGGACCCAACCGACGACGCCCCTTTCACCTTTCTCCCCGGCAACGACGCGGGCGGCCTTCTGATCATCGCCGACCATGCGTCCAATCGGGTGCCGCCGCCCTATGGCGATCTTGGTCTGCCGCCGGCCGAGTTCCAGCGGCACATCGCCTATGACATCGGTACCGAATGGCTGGTTCATCGCCTTGCCGCCTTCACGGGCGCGCCGGCCCTGCTCACCCGCTTCTCGCGCCTCCTGATCGACGCCAACCGCGGCGAGGACGATCCGACGCTGGTGATGCGCCTCTCCGACGGGGCCGTCGTTCCGGGCAACGCCCGCGTCGACGCCGCCGAACGCCAGCGACGCATCGAACGCTTCCATCGCCCCTATCACCTGGCGGTCGCCGGGCAGATCGACCGGATGATCGCCACGGGCGTCGCGCCGGTCATCCTGTCCATCCATTCCTTCACACCGGCCTGGAAGGGCGTTCCCCGTCCCTGGGACATGGCGATCCTCTGGGACCGCGACGACCGCATGGTGGCGCCGGCGCTGGCCGCCTTCCGGGCGCGCGGCCTCGTTGTCGGTGACAACGAGCCCTATGACGGGGCGCTCAGGAACGACACGCTCTATCATCACGGCACGGCGCGCGGTCTTTCCCATCTCCTCGTCGAGGTGCGGCAGGATCACATCGCCAGCGAGGCCGGCGCAAACCACTGGGCCAAGACGATTTTC
It encodes:
- a CDS encoding sugar ABC transporter ATP-binding protein, which codes for MPDLTPKTPEARRPLLELRGIRKAFPGVLALDDVDLAVFPGAIHSLVGENGAGKSTLINVMVGLFQPDAGEIRIDGVAARFGRPADARALGIGLVPQELNLVPHLTVMENILLGTTPLRFGKTAVDWRAMRERAAEVLDQIGERMDLDAEASGLSVAHQQLVQIARALAQDARILILDEPTASLSIPEADRLLTLVEQLREKGCAIIYVSHRLPEVFRLSDQITVMRNGRKVTLLDRAEANEAVLVRHMIGRDAQQRDHRPTAALPTGQPVLEVSGLTRAGEFEGISFSLHRGEILGIAGLIGAGRTELARCLFGDTRRSSGRVLLDGRPIEFLHPSEAIKQGIAYVPEERKRLGIFPALGVAENMTLPILSRLSRLFQIRWGKQRSVTDEFVRKFAIKISSQDQLIRNLSGGNQQKVILGRWLATGCRVLLLDEPTRGIDVNAKFEIHRILRELAEAGLAILVISSEFEEVIGLADQIIVMHEGKLKGRIPASEATQEKLLTLSVA
- a CDS encoding ABC transporter permease, giving the protein MAINNNRPPEKSVLARVTGIKESGIILAIILMGLVITIANPNFLTPYNFQIVARQVSFIAIVAAGQTLVLLLGGIDLSVGAIAGLSAILGAMMMTSGGIDPFLSMGLAVVFGLMCGAINGLLIAKLKLNAFIVTLATGEVFAGAILVLTKGYAINGIPEIFQVLGQGTIGPVPVPVAIMLVIFAILAWVTTNTPFGRSVFAVGGNRDASRFAGLHSERIEIIVYAISGGAAALAGMMFVSRMNAGQPTIGASWLMPSITAAIIGGTSLSGGVGTMFGTLLGALFMALLGNGIVLMNVSSYWERVIIGLFVLIAVIVDLIRRRGSGAPFLPRWMNIRRRS
- the pyk gene encoding pyruvate kinase, whose protein sequence is MRRNRKVKILATLGPSSSDKDMIARLHQAGADCFRINMSHTNHEKLRYYVSTIREVEAEAGRPIGILADLQGPKLRVGTFANGPVFLEIGAKFAFHREKFDGDVTGVTLPHPEIIDALEPGHRLLIDDGRLRLRIVENDRKLAVAVVEVGGKISDRKGVSLPDTVLTSGALTDKDRADLTAALEADVDWIALSFVQGPDDLREVHEIVDGKCGVMAKIEKPQAVKRFNEILELSDAIMVARGDLGVELPLEQVPSVQKSITRTTRKAGKPVVVATQMLESMIQSPVPTRAEVSDIANAVFEGADAVMLSAESAAGAYPVEAVQTMSHVAEEVEASEHFHSILAGQRGEPDATPADAISASARQIAETLGIAALVCFTASGATGLRAARERPSTPILALSPNRSMARRLALVWGIHSVVTDDARSLMDLVQRASRISAEEGFAKPGDRIIITAGVPFGSAGVTNLLRIATIGADGKSGI
- a CDS encoding DUF1036 domain-containing protein, encoding MAAHEGPVRRTRPALVAAALSFLALAAATPAKADLRLCNKTDGTISVAIGYKAEDGWRSEGWWNIGGSKCGTLLSGALTSRYYYLYAVDSQHGGEWGGKAFMCTRRKLFTIGGVENCVARGYERTGFFEVDTAEQRSWTVHLYQPTQKGNGAK
- a CDS encoding DMT family transporter translates to MSVAKSLPLSARPGEVVAFLALCLGAVAMGVSPIFVRLADVGPFASAFWRVALAVPVLAIWAASEGGTKALVSAFRSKAIWLAGLFFAIDLFFWHLSILNTSIANATFLSSMAPIWVLLFSGLFIGEKVGRREAGGVVVCILGGAVLLGGSYTLDSDKLIGDIYGIGTSFGFGTYFLAVRAARREHRTGTVTFGATAVTALCLGVIAFAFEPKLLPSSLYGVATLAALAYVSHIGGQGLLAFALGYLSAAFSSLVIFMEVIAAAALAFLVFGEAISWSQGLGGLMILGGIWIARPRS
- a CDS encoding N-formylglutamate amidohydrolase, whose protein sequence is MQDPTDDAPFTFLPGNDAGGLLIIADHASNRVPPPYGDLGLPPAEFQRHIAYDIGTEWLVHRLAAFTGAPALLTRFSRLLIDANRGEDDPTLVMRLSDGAVVPGNARVDAAERQRRIERFHRPYHLAVAGQIDRMIATGVAPVILSIHSFTPAWKGVPRPWDMAILWDRDDRMVAPALAAFRARGLVVGDNEPYDGALRNDTLYHHGTARGLSHLLVEVRQDHIASEAGANHWAKTIFEVVAPLAARPEMRKTVFYGSRAGGPGV